In Luteitalea sp. TBR-22, one genomic interval encodes:
- a CDS encoding pyridoxamine 5'-phosphate oxidase family protein: MSGTLAQLYETIDDIEIAMMTTRRPDGHLRSRAMATQKPAPGADLWFVTCDGTSKLDEIAHDPHVNLAYYRDGNREWVSVSGIATISRDRAKVHELYASDWKAWFPDEGDPRHGTPDDPRMVLIAVQVHAAEFLEIDKPRPVLLYEFVKGWLTGTEPEFGEMHSLASPHRPAGA; the protein is encoded by the coding sequence ATGAGCGGCACGTTGGCGCAACTGTACGAGACCATCGACGACATCGAGATTGCGATGATGACGACGCGTCGGCCCGACGGACATCTGCGGTCGCGGGCGATGGCGACGCAGAAGCCGGCGCCTGGCGCGGACCTGTGGTTCGTGACGTGCGACGGCACCTCGAAGCTCGACGAGATCGCGCACGACCCGCACGTCAACCTCGCGTATTACCGCGACGGCAACCGCGAGTGGGTGTCGGTGTCGGGTATCGCGACGATCAGTCGCGATCGCGCGAAGGTGCACGAGCTGTATGCGTCCGATTGGAAGGCCTGGTTCCCCGACGAGGGCGATCCCCGTCACGGCACGCCCGACGACCCGCGCATGGTCCTCATCGCCGTCCAGGTGCACGCGGCCGAGTTCCTCGAGATCGACAAGCCGCGCCCGGTCCTGCTCTACGAGTTCGTCAAGGGCTGGCTGACCGGCACTGAGCCGGAGTTCGGCGAGATGCATTCGCTCGCGTCACCACATCGGCCGGCCGGCGCCTGA
- a CDS encoding TonB-dependent receptor domain-containing protein, with translation MSLAIRLATTMVLLWAIVGGRPAHAQVTTGTLLGTVTDSGGVVPGAIVIIVDERRGTRTTFTTDETGSYTAPFLNPGTYTVEVEMQGFKKWSRAGIALEVNQRARVDAQLEVGTLEETTIVVASAPLLRTESSEVGAAVEEKAIRELPLNARNFAALVYLVPGVTPGQAGENLSGASTFNPRGASNFNALGHQANTNGWLIDGIDNNEYTFNTVIITPSVESVREFKVLTGVFSAEFGRGAGVVSVSTKSGSNQFHGTVFEFYRDEKFDARNFFAAKAPAPKPPLDRNQFGGAIGGPVFRNRTFFFFDYAALRETRGLAFVNTVPTAETRVGNFSNFRDASGNLIPIYDPLTTRLNPAFDSSRPVSATNPQFLRDPFPGNVIPADRLNPVGLNVASIYPLPNQPGNFNNYVTTANRVSEDDNISFRVDHRFGERDSIFFRYNWGSFKLDAPQGQAACCLETPAEAAARFDLGPYVAGIQNTRLKTQGAGINYTRVITNTLVNELRGGFARTVPFTFQSDFGRQSATSLGIRGINITEFATGLPNINIQDFTGLSGGPAFLPVNPKQTHWQIEDSLNWVKGRHSLKFGYRLVDRFVSPFTNTDTRGTLTFNRNFTNNPVTNAGGTGLATLLTGYMTGAARGFLLEPYDMRTQEHGAFVQDDFKVSNRMTVNAGVRYEVFTAPTEEQNRLVNFDPTDLRLIYAGENGASDTVNLKTQKKNVAPRLGVTYLVTGDGRTILRTGYGITYFPIAASASNLLGQQVPYTISQNVNPEVNPTNFANVRTIADPFPAVVQLKPLTTAELNAANPRVLGHSFENETPYAQQWHLGVERQLFGPVVAEVGYIGSKGTHLLFCYNPNEVQPGTGSQPSRRLIQPLSNMNNLIQCDPRNRSTYHGLQTRVNQRYANGFQLLFSYTWGKSLDYGGSAASGGGQTGGPQTVTNLNAGKGPSGFDVRHRAVISSVYELPWGPNRPWLNQGGLLSAIVGGWQASTIVTATTGRPFNVNLAVGVNNGAPSWPNRVGSGKLDDPTVDLWFNPADFVAPAPNTYGDVGRGVLYSPGHLNVDLSLTKRVFLFGGRTNAQVRVEAFNLFNNPGFGFPNASIGSPTVGRITSTVVDNRSMQFAVKFDF, from the coding sequence ATGTCGCTCGCGATCCGTCTCGCCACCACCATGGTCCTGCTGTGGGCCATCGTCGGTGGTCGTCCCGCCCACGCGCAGGTCACCACCGGGACGCTGCTCGGCACCGTCACCGACAGCGGTGGCGTCGTCCCTGGTGCCATCGTCATCATCGTCGACGAGCGGCGCGGCACGCGCACGACGTTCACCACCGACGAGACCGGCTCCTACACGGCCCCGTTCCTGAACCCCGGGACCTACACCGTCGAAGTCGAGATGCAGGGCTTCAAGAAATGGTCCCGCGCCGGCATCGCGCTCGAGGTCAACCAGCGCGCCCGCGTCGACGCGCAGCTCGAGGTCGGGACGCTCGAGGAGACCACGATCGTGGTGGCGAGTGCGCCGCTGCTGAGAACCGAGTCGTCCGAGGTCGGGGCGGCGGTCGAGGAGAAGGCGATCCGCGAGCTGCCGTTGAACGCGCGCAACTTCGCGGCGCTCGTCTACCTGGTGCCGGGCGTCACGCCGGGACAGGCGGGCGAGAACCTGTCGGGCGCGAGCACCTTCAACCCGCGTGGTGCCTCGAACTTCAACGCCCTCGGCCACCAGGCCAACACCAACGGCTGGCTCATCGACGGCATCGACAACAACGAGTACACGTTCAACACCGTCATCATCACGCCGTCGGTGGAATCGGTGCGCGAGTTCAAGGTGCTGACCGGCGTGTTCTCGGCCGAATTCGGCCGCGGCGCTGGCGTGGTGTCGGTGTCGACCAAGTCGGGCAGCAACCAGTTCCACGGCACGGTGTTCGAGTTCTACCGCGACGAGAAGTTCGACGCGCGCAACTTCTTCGCTGCCAAGGCGCCGGCGCCCAAGCCGCCGCTCGATCGCAACCAGTTCGGCGGCGCCATCGGCGGGCCGGTGTTCCGCAACCGCACGTTCTTCTTCTTCGACTACGCGGCGCTGCGCGAGACGCGGGGCCTGGCGTTCGTGAACACCGTGCCCACCGCCGAGACGCGGGTCGGCAACTTCTCGAACTTCCGCGACGCGTCGGGCAACCTGATCCCGATCTACGACCCGCTCACCACGCGGCTCAACCCCGCGTTCGACTCGTCGCGGCCGGTGAGCGCCACCAATCCGCAGTTCCTGCGCGACCCGTTCCCCGGCAACGTCATCCCTGCCGACCGCCTGAACCCGGTGGGCCTGAACGTGGCGAGCATCTACCCGCTGCCCAACCAGCCGGGCAACTTCAACAACTACGTCACGACGGCCAACCGGGTCTCCGAGGACGACAACATCTCGTTCCGCGTCGACCACCGGTTCGGCGAACGCGACTCGATCTTCTTCCGGTACAACTGGGGCAGTTTCAAGCTCGACGCGCCGCAGGGGCAGGCAGCCTGCTGCCTCGAGACCCCCGCCGAGGCAGCGGCGCGGTTCGATCTCGGGCCGTACGTGGCAGGCATCCAGAACACGCGGTTGAAGACGCAGGGCGCCGGGATCAACTACACGCGCGTGATCACCAACACGCTGGTCAACGAGCTTCGCGGCGGCTTCGCGCGGACCGTCCCCTTCACGTTCCAGTCCGACTTCGGCCGGCAGTCGGCGACCTCGCTGGGCATCCGCGGCATCAACATCACCGAGTTCGCGACCGGGTTGCCGAACATCAACATCCAGGACTTCACCGGCCTCAGCGGCGGTCCCGCCTTCCTGCCGGTCAATCCCAAGCAGACGCACTGGCAGATCGAGGACAGCCTCAACTGGGTCAAGGGCCGGCACTCGCTGAAATTCGGCTACCGACTGGTCGATCGCTTCGTCTCGCCGTTCACCAACACCGACACGCGTGGCACGCTCACCTTCAACCGGAACTTCACCAACAACCCGGTGACCAACGCCGGCGGCACCGGCCTGGCCACCCTGCTCACCGGATACATGACCGGCGCGGCTCGCGGGTTCCTGCTCGAGCCTTACGACATGCGCACGCAGGAGCACGGCGCGTTCGTGCAGGACGATTTCAAGGTGAGCAACCGGATGACCGTCAACGCCGGCGTGCGATACGAGGTGTTCACGGCGCCGACCGAGGAGCAGAACCGGCTCGTCAACTTCGACCCGACCGACCTGCGCCTCATCTACGCCGGCGAGAACGGCGCGAGCGACACGGTGAACCTGAAGACGCAGAAGAAGAACGTCGCGCCGCGCCTCGGCGTGACGTACCTGGTCACCGGGGACGGCCGCACCATCCTGCGGACCGGGTACGGCATCACCTACTTCCCCATCGCGGCGTCGGCGTCGAACCTGCTCGGGCAGCAGGTGCCCTACACCATCTCGCAGAACGTCAATCCTGAGGTCAACCCCACCAACTTCGCCAACGTGCGGACGATTGCCGACCCGTTCCCCGCGGTCGTGCAACTGAAGCCGCTGACCACCGCCGAGCTGAACGCGGCCAACCCGCGCGTGCTCGGCCACTCGTTCGAGAACGAGACACCGTATGCGCAGCAGTGGCACCTCGGCGTCGAGCGGCAGCTGTTCGGGCCGGTCGTCGCCGAAGTCGGCTACATCGGGAGCAAGGGCACCCACCTGCTCTTCTGCTACAACCCGAACGAGGTGCAGCCGGGGACCGGGTCGCAGCCGTCGCGGCGCCTGATCCAGCCGCTGTCGAACATGAACAACCTGATTCAGTGCGACCCGCGCAACCGGTCCACGTACCACGGCCTCCAGACGCGCGTGAACCAGCGCTACGCCAACGGCTTCCAGTTGCTGTTCTCGTACACGTGGGGCAAGTCGCTCGACTACGGCGGCTCGGCGGCGAGCGGTGGCGGCCAGACCGGCGGTCCGCAGACGGTCACCAACCTGAATGCCGGCAAGGGGCCGTCCGGGTTCGACGTGCGGCATCGCGCGGTGATCAGCTCGGTGTACGAGCTGCCGTGGGGGCCGAATCGCCCCTGGCTCAATCAGGGCGGGCTGCTCAGCGCGATCGTCGGCGGCTGGCAGGCGAGCACGATCGTCACGGCCACGACCGGGCGGCCGTTCAACGTGAACCTCGCCGTCGGGGTCAACAACGGCGCGCCGAGCTGGCCGAACCGCGTCGGCTCGGGCAAGCTCGACGACCCGACGGTCGACCTGTGGTTCAATCCTGCCGACTTCGTTGCGCCAGCACCCAACACCTACGGCGACGTCGGCCGCGGCGTGTTGTACTCGCCCGGGCACCTGAACGTCGACCTGTCGTTGACCAAGCGGGTGTTCCTCTTCGGCGGACGCACCAATGCGCAGGTTCGCGTCGAGGCGTTCAACCTGTTCAACAACCCCGGCTTCGGCTTCCCGAACGCGTCGATCGGCTCACCAACGGTCGGCCGCATCACCTCGACGGTGGTGGACAACCGCAGCATGCAGTTCGCCGTGAAGTTCGACTTCTAG
- the melA gene encoding alpha-galactosidase gives MTQDAPARRTPRRPRIAMIGAGSVVFCKTLTADILATPALRDSEIVLMSPTETKLRRMEAFIGRMIRDNGLTATVAATTDRREAIRDADFVVVMIAVGGFDAYAVDYEVPLRYGVDQCIGDTLGPGGVFRGLRHIPVLAGIARDMEDLARPGAIMLQYANPMAANGLALGRVTRVPFVGLCHGVQTTLDLIAGYCGIADKDEITWSCGGINHMDWFLRLEHRGRDLYPELREKFERPEYYKNEKVRGEVFRHFGYFMTESTGHLSEYVPWFRKRADALALYCDEPAFGGESGAYYKWGKAMADKYARVDPLEFEDTACDRRSVEYCSWIMEAVVTGRPFRFMGNVYNRGYIDNLPVDACVEVPTYADDTGLHPVRVGALPPQCAAACATNVIVQQLTAEAALSGDPEHVVHALALDPLTAAVCTLKEIREMATAMLEAQRDWLPQFAGRAPRAVPTIAIPADVTPVEVPLDPALAIHQRFGSLLARKTD, from the coding sequence ATGACGCAGGACGCGCCCGCTCGCCGCACGCCACGCCGGCCGAGGATCGCGATGATCGGCGCCGGATCCGTGGTGTTCTGCAAGACCCTCACGGCCGACATCCTCGCAACGCCGGCGCTGCGCGACAGCGAGATCGTGCTCATGTCGCCGACAGAGACGAAGCTGCGGCGGATGGAGGCGTTCATCGGCCGGATGATCCGCGACAACGGGCTGACCGCGACCGTGGCGGCCACCACCGACCGGCGCGAGGCGATCCGCGACGCCGACTTCGTGGTGGTGATGATCGCCGTCGGCGGCTTCGACGCCTACGCGGTGGACTACGAGGTGCCGCTCCGGTACGGCGTGGACCAGTGCATCGGCGACACGCTGGGGCCCGGTGGCGTGTTCCGCGGCCTCCGCCACATCCCGGTGCTCGCCGGGATCGCCCGCGACATGGAGGACCTCGCGCGGCCAGGCGCGATCATGCTGCAGTACGCCAACCCGATGGCCGCCAACGGCCTGGCACTCGGGCGCGTGACCCGGGTGCCCTTCGTCGGCCTGTGCCACGGCGTGCAGACGACGCTCGACCTGATCGCGGGCTACTGCGGCATCGCCGACAAGGACGAGATCACGTGGTCGTGCGGCGGCATCAACCACATGGACTGGTTCCTCCGCCTCGAGCACCGCGGGCGCGACCTGTATCCGGAACTGCGCGAGAAGTTCGAACGCCCCGAGTACTACAAGAACGAGAAGGTGCGCGGCGAGGTCTTCCGGCACTTCGGCTACTTCATGACCGAGTCCACCGGCCACCTCAGCGAGTACGTGCCGTGGTTCCGGAAGCGCGCCGACGCGCTGGCGCTGTACTGCGACGAGCCGGCGTTCGGCGGCGAGAGCGGCGCCTACTACAAGTGGGGCAAGGCGATGGCCGACAAATACGCGCGCGTCGACCCGCTGGAGTTCGAGGACACCGCCTGCGACCGCCGCAGCGTCGAGTACTGCTCGTGGATCATGGAAGCCGTCGTCACCGGGCGGCCCTTCCGGTTCATGGGCAACGTGTACAACCGCGGGTACATCGACAACCTCCCGGTCGATGCCTGCGTGGAGGTGCCGACCTACGCCGACGACACGGGACTGCACCCCGTGCGCGTCGGAGCGCTGCCCCCGCAGTGCGCCGCGGCGTGCGCCACCAACGTGATCGTGCAGCAGCTGACGGCGGAGGCCGCACTCTCCGGAGATCCGGAACACGTGGTGCACGCGCTCGCCCTCGATCCCCTCACGGCCGCGGTGTGCACGCTGAAGGAGATCCGCGAGATGGCCACGGCGATGCTGGAGGCGCAGCGCGACTGGCTGCCACAGTTCGCGGGCCGCGCGCCGCGCGCCGTGCCGACGATCGCGATCCCCGCCGACGTCACGCCCGTCGAGGTGCCGCTCGACCCGGCGCTGGCCATCCACCAGCGCTTCGGATCGTTACTGGCGAGGAAGACCGATTGA
- a CDS encoding TonB-dependent receptor, with amino-acid sequence MVSAFQRMRGMRNSWWRGSVLAVATVLALVGAAREATAQGVTTGSLGGVVTNASGAPVAGASVIAIHTPSGTNYETTTREDGRYFLPNMRVGGPYVVTVTYVGGGNAFEPYTNENVTVNLGVTTDVNIEVKAIAVEESVTVTASTDTVFSTQRTGAATTVSRDMIQTLPNVSNRLENFTRLTPQASGTSFVGQDNRLNNITVDGSYFNNSFGLGGAPGDRTGVAPISPQAVEQIQVNVAPFDVRQGNFVGAGVNTVTRSGGNQFHGSLYRQFRDDSMVGTQAGNNVVNVGTFEFANTGGWVSGPIWKNKAFFFFNVEDESLTQPGTTWRANNGGEAAGGGITRVLKSDLDNLSAFLGNNFGYQTGGYEGYDFETPARRYLIKGDYNANASNKITFRYTHLDSITDVLASNSASLGFGNRQNRQDALNFANSNYQIKENIRSGVGEWNATFGNTMANSLIVGYTYQDESRSVRGDGKLFPFVDILDAGTTYTSFGFEPFTPNNELRYKTFQVQDSFTKFARNHTLTFGGTAERYESENVFFPGSQSVYSYNSLADFYLDARDYLANPNRTTSPVNLRRFQVRWSNIPGQTKPVQPLEVWYTGAYAQDEWAVRDNVKITAGIRLDVPRFGDTGYQNANADALVFRDENGQPVQYQTAKLPDPKILWSPRVGFNWGVDKNRNTQVRGGTGIFTGRPAYVWISNQIGNTGVLTGFEELNNVTNRPFNPNPDAYKPTNVTGAPAGSYELALTDPDFKFPQLWRTNVAVDQRLWWGMIGTVEYIYNSDVNGIYYINANLPAAQAAFTGADARPRWTSNRIYSNVSNAVVLKNQNVGDSWNFATTLAKNFTGGFLKGAYAYGEAKNTVDPGSIAFGSWNGNAHAGDPNNPGLGYAAGSPGHRFFLTGSWTKEWFKFGGTTFSAFWESRTNGATTYTFAGDLNGDGGVSNDLIYVPRDVSEMNFQPYTAGGVLFTAAQQAAAWDAYISQDEYLNGRRGEYAERGAVFLPLVHRLDFSVQQDFFVNIKGRRHGFQVRADILNFGNLLNEDWGVGQRLINTQPLIVPTAAQGGAVDAQGRAQYRLRAINNELMTRTLEPTANLSDTYRFQIMLMYRF; translated from the coding sequence ATGGTGAGTGCGTTTCAGCGAATGCGCGGCATGCGCAACTCGTGGTGGCGGGGGTCCGTGCTGGCTGTGGCGACCGTGCTGGCACTGGTCGGCGCCGCGCGCGAGGCAACCGCGCAGGGCGTGACGACGGGGTCGTTGGGGGGAGTGGTCACCAATGCGTCGGGTGCGCCAGTGGCTGGCGCGAGCGTGATCGCCATCCACACGCCTTCGGGCACCAACTACGAGACCACGACGCGCGAGGACGGCCGGTACTTCCTGCCGAACATGCGCGTCGGCGGTCCGTACGTGGTCACGGTGACCTACGTGGGCGGCGGCAACGCGTTCGAGCCGTACACGAACGAGAACGTCACCGTGAACCTCGGCGTGACCACCGACGTGAACATCGAGGTCAAGGCGATCGCCGTCGAAGAGTCGGTCACGGTGACCGCGTCGACCGACACGGTGTTCAGCACGCAGCGCACCGGCGCGGCCACCACGGTCAGCCGCGACATGATCCAGACGCTGCCCAACGTCAGCAACCGCCTCGAGAACTTCACGCGCCTCACGCCACAGGCCAGCGGCACGTCGTTCGTCGGGCAGGACAACCGCCTGAACAACATCACGGTCGACGGCTCCTATTTCAACAACTCGTTCGGCCTCGGCGGCGCGCCGGGCGACCGCACGGGCGTGGCGCCGATCTCGCCGCAGGCGGTCGAGCAGATCCAGGTGAACGTGGCGCCGTTCGACGTGCGCCAGGGCAACTTCGTCGGCGCCGGCGTCAACACCGTCACGCGCAGCGGCGGCAACCAGTTCCATGGCTCGCTGTACCGCCAGTTCCGTGACGACAGCATGGTCGGCACCCAGGCCGGCAACAACGTCGTCAACGTCGGCACGTTCGAGTTCGCCAACACCGGCGGCTGGGTGTCGGGCCCGATCTGGAAGAACAAGGCGTTCTTCTTCTTCAACGTCGAGGACGAGTCGCTGACGCAGCCCGGGACGACCTGGCGCGCCAACAACGGCGGCGAGGCAGCCGGCGGCGGCATCACGCGCGTGCTCAAGTCCGACCTCGACAACCTGAGCGCGTTCCTCGGCAACAACTTCGGCTACCAGACCGGCGGCTACGAGGGCTACGACTTCGAGACGCCGGCCCGTCGCTACCTGATCAAGGGCGACTACAACGCCAACGCCAGCAACAAGATCACGTTCCGCTACACGCACCTCGACTCGATCACCGACGTGCTCGCCTCCAACTCGGCGTCGCTCGGCTTCGGCAACCGCCAGAACCGCCAGGACGCGCTGAACTTCGCCAACTCCAACTACCAGATCAAGGAGAACATCCGGTCCGGCGTCGGTGAGTGGAACGCGACCTTCGGCAACACGATGGCCAACTCGTTGATCGTCGGCTACACCTACCAGGACGAGAGCCGATCGGTGCGCGGCGACGGCAAGCTGTTCCCGTTCGTCGACATCCTCGACGCCGGCACGACGTACACGTCGTTCGGCTTCGAGCCGTTCACGCCCAACAACGAGCTGCGCTACAAGACGTTCCAGGTGCAGGACAGCTTCACCAAGTTCGCGCGCAACCACACGCTGACCTTCGGTGGCACCGCCGAGCGCTACGAGTCGGAGAACGTGTTCTTCCCCGGCTCGCAGAGCGTCTACTCCTACAACTCGCTCGCCGACTTCTACCTCGATGCGCGCGACTACCTCGCCAACCCGAACCGCACGACGTCGCCGGTCAACCTGCGCCGCTTCCAGGTCCGCTGGAGCAACATCCCCGGCCAGACCAAGCCGGTGCAGCCGCTCGAGGTGTGGTACACGGGCGCCTACGCACAGGACGAGTGGGCGGTGCGCGACAACGTGAAGATCACCGCCGGCATCCGCCTCGACGTGCCGCGGTTCGGCGACACGGGCTACCAGAACGCCAACGCCGATGCGCTCGTCTTCCGCGACGAGAACGGGCAGCCGGTGCAGTACCAGACGGCCAAGCTGCCGGATCCGAAGATCCTGTGGTCGCCGCGCGTCGGCTTCAACTGGGGCGTCGACAAGAACCGCAACACGCAGGTCCGCGGCGGCACGGGCATCTTCACCGGACGCCCCGCCTACGTGTGGATCTCGAACCAGATCGGCAACACTGGCGTGCTGACGGGCTTCGAGGAACTCAACAACGTCACCAACCGGCCGTTCAACCCCAATCCCGACGCGTACAAGCCGACCAACGTGACCGGCGCGCCGGCCGGCAGCTACGAACTCGCGCTGACCGACCCCGACTTCAAGTTCCCGCAGCTCTGGCGCACCAACGTCGCCGTCGACCAGCGCCTGTGGTGGGGGATGATCGGCACGGTCGAGTACATCTACAACAGCGACGTCAACGGCATCTACTACATCAACGCCAACCTGCCTGCCGCGCAGGCCGCCTTCACCGGCGCCGATGCACGCCCGCGCTGGACCAGCAACCGCATCTACTCCAACGTGTCCAACGCGGTCGTCCTGAAGAACCAGAACGTCGGCGACTCCTGGAACTTCGCGACGACGCTCGCCAAGAACTTCACGGGTGGCTTCCTCAAGGGCGCCTACGCCTACGGCGAGGCGAAGAACACCGTGGACCCGGGCTCCATCGCCTTCGGGTCGTGGAACGGCAACGCGCACGCGGGTGACCCGAACAACCCGGGCCTCGGCTACGCGGCCGGCTCGCCGGGCCACCGCTTCTTCCTGACCGGCTCGTGGACGAAGGAGTGGTTCAAGTTCGGCGGCACGACGTTCTCGGCATTCTGGGAGTCGCGCACCAACGGCGCCACCACCTACACGTTCGCCGGCGACCTCAACGGCGATGGCGGCGTCAGCAACGACCTGATCTACGTGCCGCGCGACGTCTCGGAGATGAACTTCCAGCCCTACACCGCCGGCGGCGTCCTGTTCACGGCAGCGCAGCAGGCGGCGGCCTGGGACGCCTACATCTCGCAGGACGAGTACCTCAACGGCCGGCGTGGCGAGTACGCCGAGCGTGGCGCGGTGTTCCTGCCGCTGGTCCACCGCCTCGACTTCAGCGTGCAGCAGGACTTCTTCGTCAACATCAAGGGCCGTCGCCACGGCTTCCAGGTGCGCGCCGACATCCTGAACTTCGGCAACCTCCTGAACGAGGACTGGGGCGTCGGGCAGCGCCTGATCAACACGCAGCCGCTCATCGTGCCGACCGCCGCGCAGGGCGGCGCGGTCGACGCGCAGGGCCGGGCGCAGTACCGCCTCCGCGCGATCAACAACGAGCTGATGACGCGCACGCTCGAACCGACCGCCAACCTGAGCGATACGTACCGGTTCCAGATCATGCTGATGTACCGCTTCTGA